A window of Streptomyces broussonetiae genomic DNA:
GCCGCCGACGACCACCACTTCGGTCCCGCGGGCGGCTACGGCGGCGGCGTACGCGTGGACGACCGGCTCCTCTACGAGGACAGCGTGGCGCCCGTGCACCGGGCCGGGCAGGCCGTGGTGTGGGAGGACGGGCACCGGATCGACGAGCACCTCGTGCTGGAGCCCGCCCCCGGCCACACACCGGGCTCCTCCGTCCTGCGGGTCCAATCCCGGGGCGAGCGGGCGGTGTTCGTCGGCGACCTCCTGCACAGCCCGGTGCAGGTCCTGCGCCCCGAGTGCAGCAGCTGCTTCTGCCTCGATCCGCGTGGGGCGGCCGAGAGCCGGCAGAGGGTGCTCGAACGCGCCGCCGAGGAACGGGAGTTGGTCGTCCCGGCGCACTTCTCCGGAGCCGGTGCGGTGGAGGTGCGCAAGGCGCGGCACGGCTTCACCCTGCACCGCTGGGCTGCGTGACCGCCCCGCTTCGACAATCGCATGGTGCGCACGGTACTCATGTGACATGACTGGAGACGGCGAACACCCGCCCGGCGTACGTCTGATCGGTGGCCGCTACCGGCTGGCCGGGCGCCTCGGATCCGGCCCCACCGGAACCGTCTGGCGCGCCCGGGACGAACAGGGGCGGGGCCTGGTCGCCGTCAAGGAGCCGCTGCTGCCCGGCGATCCGGCCGACGACGAGGACAGCCGCCGTATCGCACACCGGCTCCACACGGAGGCCCGGGCCGCCTCGCGGGTGCGCCACCCTTCCGCCGTCGTGGTGCTGGACGTCGTCACCGAGGGTCAGGTCCCGTGGATCGTCATGGAACTGGTGGAGGGCGAGTCGCTGCGCGAGGTGCTGCGGCGCGGCCCGCTGCCGCCCGCCGAGGCCGCCCGGATCGGCCTCGCGGTCCTCGGCGCCCTGCGTGCGGCGCACGACGTGGGCATCGTGCACCGGGACGTGAAGCCGGCCAACGTCCTGCTGGAGTCCGGCACCGGACGGGTGGTCGTCACCGACTTCGGAACCGGCGACGGCCACCCCGAGGACGCGCCCGCCGGGTTCGTCGCCCCCGAGCGCGCCGCGGGCCCGGGTGCAGGCCCGGCCTCCGACCTGTGGTCCCTGGGCGCGCTGCTGCGCTCCGCGGTCGGGACGGCGGACGCGGTACGGCTCGGCGCGCTCGGCCGGCTGCTGGACCGGCTGCACGCCGACGAGCCGTCGGCCCGCCCGAACGCGGCGCAGGTCACGGCGGCACTCCGGGAGTACCTCGGCGTCCCGCCCGTACCGGAACCGGG
This region includes:
- a CDS encoding serine/threonine-protein kinase, coding for MTGDGEHPPGVRLIGGRYRLAGRLGSGPTGTVWRARDEQGRGLVAVKEPLLPGDPADDEDSRRIAHRLHTEARAASRVRHPSAVVVLDVVTEGQVPWIVMELVEGESLREVLRRGPLPPAEAARIGLAVLGALRAAHDVGIVHRDVKPANVLLESGTGRVVVTDFGTGDGHPEDAPAGFVAPERAAGPGAGPASDLWSLGALLRSAVGTADAVRLGALGRLLDRLHADEPSARPNAAQVTAALREYLGVPPVPEPGRSDPGRSDPDRPEPGRREPDRPGAAGPAPAPAPAAMATATAPEDAPAPGPRRRTPRTALGLLLAKKAGLE
- a CDS encoding MBL fold metallo-hydrolase; its protein translation is MAEESVQKFVIGDVEVLRVVEWQGPVASARKLVPDSGPELWKEYEEQLVPGHWEPGADLALSALQTWVVRSAGRTVLVDTGVGRDRERPGNPLFHRRPGDLPGRLLQAGVDPAEVDLVVNTHIHADHCGWNTHDVHGEWVPTFPRARYLLPAADDHHFGPAGGYGGGVRVDDRLLYEDSVAPVHRAGQAVVWEDGHRIDEHLVLEPAPGHTPGSSVLRVQSRGERAVFVGDLLHSPVQVLRPECSSCFCLDPRGAAESRQRVLERAAEERELVVPAHFSGAGAVEVRKARHGFTLHRWAA